The Leishmania mexicana MHOM/GT/2001/U1103 complete genome, chromosome 31 DNA segment GCAGCCAATTTGGTGTTGACCATCACGAACGTGACAGACAGagcgagacagagagagagaaaagcgtgtgtgtgtgtgtgtgtgtgcctgcgctcTGGTGCACCCAAGAAAGAGGTGCACGGCAGCTTTAGAGTGGCACACATACTGGAGTgtctgcggcgctgcctctTCACTATTTTCTCTTTCACTTTCGttctttatttttttttaccGCTGCCAACATCAGCGCCACCGACGCGGATGTATCTTCCCAGCCAGCCGCCCCGTCCTCTCATCCTTCCTCCTGCTCACGTCATCCCATTTCCAAGCCAGCACGCCGCGCTTGCCTCGCTGAGGAAGACAGGGGGAGGCACCtcacagagggggaggaggaggtatAATCAACGAAAAGACGAAGCCCACTGGTGTGGCTCTGTGTTGCATGAGGAAGATaagcgggagagaggaacgggagaagagaagtggtggcggtgccatGCGAGCAAACGGGACTGCACAGCGTCATTTCTCTCGCCTACGAGCAGCGTCCCTCCTTCCTTACGCTGCCCTCATCAAAGCTAAACGGAGTTCTACTACTCAATCTACTGACCAAAGACGTCAGATCGCATGTTGCGGTCACCCCCGTAGCCACCACCGtagccaccgccgccgtagcCGCCGCGGGGACGGTAGCCGCCGTTGTTGCCGCCAAAGCCACCACCGtagccgccgccgtagccGCCACCaaagccgccgccaccgcggtaTCCGCCGCGACCGCCGTAGCCACCACCGTAGCCGCCACCGAAACCGCCGCCGAAGCCGCCACTGCGGAAGCCACCACGGCCGCGACCGCGAGGCTGATTCTGCACGTTGGGCTTCTTGGCCAGCGCCTGCACCTCTGGCAGCACCGTTTGGTTCGTTTCGCGCAGGAGCGGGATCAGGTCATCGACGATGTTGCGATTCTTGTCGTTGAAGAAGGAGAGTGCCGTACCCCGCTTCCCGGCACGACCCGTACGGCCGATGCGGTGCACGTAGTCATCGATGTTGCTGGGCAGGTCGTACTgaaccaccaccgcgacgtTGGGGATATCGAGACCACGCGATGCCACGTCGGTTGCGACCAGCACGCGGCAGACACCACTCTTGAAGATGTCGAGAGCCTCCTCACGCTCGCGTTGCACGCGGTCGCCGTGGATGGAGGAGCAGGGGATGCGGCTCTGACGCAGGTAGCGCTCCAGGTAGTCGGCGTCGCGCTTCTTCTCCACGAACACGAGGACACGCTCGCCCTGGTGCTCCTTTAGCACCTCCAGCAGGCAGCCGCGCTTGTCCACGTCTTCGACCCAGCGCACATCCTGGGTGATGTTCTCGGTGGTTGAGCCCACACGACCAACCTGCaggaagtggtggtggtacaGGAACTCACGGGCCATCTGCTGAATCTCCTTCGGGAAGGTGGCTGAGTACAGCAGCGTCTGGCGCTcacccggcggcggcatgtcGCTATCCGGGCCCTGGACGATCGCGCGGATCTGCGGCTCAAAGCCCATATCGAGCATGCGGTCAGCCTCATCCAGTACGAGGAAGCGGACGTCCGAGTAGCGGGTGTAGCCGCGGGTGAACATGTCAGACAGACGGCCCGGCGTTGCCACCAGCAAACCACAGCCGCGGGTCAGCTCGTGGATCTGGTGGCGCGGGTCCGCCCCGCCGTACACGACAACGCAGCGAATACCAGTGCGGTACGTGAACTTGCGGCCCTCCTCGTAAATCTGAATGGACAGCTCGCGCGTTGGCGACAGCACCAGCGCGGACGGGGCGGATTGGCTGTTCGTGGGCTTGGAGCGGTTGAGGTTGTTGACCAGCATGAAGTTGATGGCCGGGATGAGGTAAGCGGCAGTCTTACCAGAGCCAGTCTGGGCGCATGCCATCAGATCGCTGCCGTTCAGCACACACGGAATGCCGTACTTCTGCACGGGGGTCGGCTTCTggtagcggcagcggttCACGTTCTCCGCCAGTGCCGGGGCGAGCGCCATCGTGGCAAACGACTCCGCCGGCTCCACGTCATTTGGAGTGATGGACACCTTAATCGCCTCGTACTGGTCAAAGTTGATACCCGGAGTGTGCTCCTTGAAGATCTCCTCCTCGGACTTCTCCTCGCGGTGATAGTGATTGTTGCCCATGAACTCGCGCTGCGGGcctcgcgcaccaccgccgaagccgccgaagccgccgcggaggccgccaccgccgccgttgcgaTTGAAGCCGCCTCCGTAGGCGCCTTGAACATCGTTGAAGACgcggttgccgccgccgtactGGCGGTTCTGTTGTTGATAGCCGCCGTAGCCGCCCATCGcaccagcgacagcagcgggtTCCtgtggctgtggctgcggctgtggctgcggctgcggctgcggctgcggctgcagctgcggttGAAGTTGCACCTGATTCTTATACATAATTCCTGCTTAGCAAACGTGTGTAGGATCAGAGCGGAGAAAGAAGAGGTAGTGTGTGTAGAGAACgcgaggtgggggtgggtggggcgtAGGATTGCctgccgaggaggaagaTGGACCGGGTCTTgcgcagacagagagagaaaggaaaaacaaaaagtaaagaaaacgaaaataAAATGACTTGACTTAACGAGGAAGGGGAAAGTAAAAAAACAAATGTGAACTACGCGGTTGGTCGTATGTGCacatatgtatgtatgtgtgggaGGAGTGAGAAGGGGAAGCAAGTAAGGGCGTTGTTGCGAGAGGCatacggagagggagaggagaggagaggaaagaCCCGATAGCCCTCCAGCTAGTACACGCATTCCCTGTGGAGGTCATGGAAATGTGAAGGAGGGAGGCGCTGAGCTGCCTCCGAGAGatacgagagagaagaagggAAACGGCCACGCATGCCCCTAAACATGTTCGGCAGCAGAGCAGGCAATGCCGGAACTGCAAAGAGCGCACGGgcatctttctctcttctgattttcctcctccatccctGCTATACTTCTCTGTGTGGTAgacagcacacgcacacgctgaCGAGTACCAGCGCAGAGCAAACGAAAAGGACGGGGGTTGATGCCTTGGTTGTCGTAGCACAGAGGCAAAGAAAGGGGAAaaatgagcagcagcatccttAACTGCAGTGGCCAGCGCACAGAAGGACGTGCCTTGCAGCTCCCCTACTAGCTAATGTACATCACGCGGGAGACGGAGTGGAGGTGGTGTAACACAAGTAGACGGAGTACGTGGTCTTCTTGGGTGGCGTGAATCGCGCCACACATGCTCCCAAACCCGAGCGTTCCTCTCCGAAACACCCCAGCACTGCAACACCTGCCCCAGTGGCTTTGGCACAAGTCTCATCGCTTTCCACGCCTGCCTGCGCGGGTGGAAAGAACCTCGTCTTTGAGTCGCTCCACCTCGGAGCGATAGGACTCCCACGCATCCAAGAACTCGTCCTCGATGGCGGCGAAGAACGTGGGTTCGAGCGCACGGAGCTGCAGGTAGCGCTGATCCACCATTAGGTACAGTAGTGGCGGGCACGCAAACCCGCTGCGCTCGCTCTCAGCACTGGGGACGCGGTTGCCGCCAGCGTTGCCGCGCTCACTCGATTTCGTAGCCCGTCGGGCCTCGGCAGACGCCATGATAGAGCTAGTGATCGACAGCGTCATAGCCTGGCGTGCCTCGTACGGCACACGGAACATGTCATCGCCAGGCGGATATGCACTCATAACGTGATGTGCCATCGACGTGTACAGTTGATCCGCCAGTCGTTCAGTTGCCGAAAGAAGCGCGGGCATGGAGGACTCGGGATTCCACCCAAGAGCGATGGCGCGACAGAAATAGTGCACCGCATTGGTATACTGATGGCGGTGATAGGCCCCGTTAGCAAGTACTAGAAGAGCTGCTACGACGTGGGGCGGCTGACACAGCTCCGGCACGTCTGTCGTGTCGCAACCGGTGTCCGCGGTCATCTCGGCGAGCGCTTCTAGAAATGCGGCGTAGTCAGAGAGggccgcctcctcatcctcgtgCTGCAGCAAGCTAGAACGGCTACCCTCCCTTTGGCGGTGACGGTACGCCGCGGCGCGTCGCACTAGCGCCAGTGGCGTGAACCAGTccaccacggccgccgcgccatcagccgtcgccaccggctGCCGCACCGAGGGGATGGCGAGGAGCAGCGTAAAGTCACGGATAGCGCGCGACCAGTCATGCAGCCGGTCCGCGTAcacagcgccgcgcgcgaAGAGAGTAGAGCGGCGCTCGGTGATGGTCTGCTGGCGGTCCAGTGCCGCAGAAAGCGCTCGAAGCTCTCCCTGAACATCACCCTCTGCGCGGCACGCTCGTGCGGCATCGAGGAAGTAGCCGGCGCGGTCGGGTTTCATCCTCTGAAGATACCGCAACAAGTGGCGAGCAAGCGCGTAGTCACCGGCCGCCATCGACCTCCTCACACTGTCCTCGTAAGAGTGCACGTAGTCTGCGTTGCGTACCGCTACGCTGTAGTATGATGAAGCCTTACGACGCAATGCGGCCGCCTCCACAGGCGTCACCGATGTCGTCGAAGCCGCTTCAGCCTCGGCAACGTAGCCAAGATAAAAGTACGCGTGAGTAACGTAGAaggcgcatgcgctgcgAAGCAACTCGAGGCTTGAAGGGGCGCCGGCGCCCGTGTTCTGGGTGAGGGAGCCGGCAGCCCACGCTGCGCTCTTGAGGGGTGGCAGAGACGAGAATATCCGGTGGGTGTTTAGAGTGCTTGTAGCATCTaacgcctgctgctgcgtggccgCTGTACTCGCGAGTACCTCTTCCGACAACTCAAGCAGACGTCCCAGCTGCTCTCGTGCCATCTCCGACAGACCTGCCTCGGCGGCGCActtgccgctgtgcgccaGCACCTCCATCGATGGCTCCGTCATTTTCATGTACTTGGAGTAGTCCTCGTACGCCTCGGCAAAGCAGCGGAGCGCCTCGCAGCAGGAGGCACGCAGAAGGTAGCTGTCTAGGTTGAGTGGACCAGCGGCGATGCTTCCATTGAACAACTCACGCGCCTCTGCGCAGTGTCCGTGAATGAGCTCCAAGGTTCCCATCCTCCGAAGCACCTCTGCCAGCCAGAAAGACCGCTGCGCGTCctcggcaccgtcgccgcgaaACTGAGTCAGAGCCGCCACGGTCAACAATCCGCGCGGCTCGGCAGCGTTCTGAAGCACTGTAAGAGCGTGTTGAAgctgcgccttcgcctcTGCCAGCTGTCCGTTGCTGAAGGCGGCGTCTGCTTTGGTCAAGCAGCCTGGTACGCTCGCGGTGtaggctgctgcgccagagcccgcggcgctgccaccctGCGCAGCTCTCCGTGAAGCGTAAGGGACCCCTTTGGAGCCGCCGTAGCGATCCGAGTAGGTGTGGTACAACGGCGGCTCATGGTGTGAATTCCAGACCGACTGCCAGTACTCCTCCACGAGATGCTTTGCCTCTCGCTTACGAtgcggcgcggtggcggcgtgagCAGCGTCAGCACGCGCCGAATACGGAGGAGAAAAGCGCTGCTTTTTGCTCGTGCTGCGGCCTCGTAAATGTCTCTTGGCGtctgtcggcggtggcgacggcccGTAGGCTACTCGAGACAGAGACTCCATCCTTTGCAGAGGGAAAAGGAGATACAGCGAAGTCGAGAAGATACGCCACTGCAGCGTACGttcttcttttcgtttttttcctCGTCACGAtctgtgcgccgctgcactaTACCGTGATGTGCTAGGCTGGCATGAAAAGcgatacgcacacacagtagcagagacacgcacgcgcgcacgagggCGAAGGAGACACAGAGCAAGAAATAACGATGGTACACAAAGAGGAGCAGAAGAATGAGTGCAAACTGTgggtgggcagcgagggTCATGCAGAGCGAGCGCAGACCCGCGCACAAAAGGCGAGTGGCACGATGTGgatgcgcgtgtgggtgcttCCACAGATCGCACAAGAAGCCCCattgtgttttttttctggtgCACGTTGGAGAGACTTCGCGTCTTGTTGTCGTCCTAGCTCAGAGGGGAAAAGCTGAATCAGGGCCGGAGCTGTGCCCAAAGACGTCCACACACGTACAAGGcacgctgcggcgacagGTTTCTGTCGCCTCGGGTTCTACGCTGGCCCAGTGCGCTGTCACAAGAACGGTGACGCAGTACACTGAAGCAAAGAGCCCACCAGCGCTctgtcctcctctctccttcggCACTTCTTTTTCTGGTAGAGGCAGGATGCTGCTCTCGTGTTGTACGATGCAACGAtggtgcgcgcacgcacaggccaAACGCGCGGAAACGCAgccacagaaaaaaaaagaaaacggaacAGAAAGAGGTTTGACACCTCGCCTACTGTACATGAAGCAGAGCTGCTTCCATCGACCCACTGTACCAGCGCACCTCCCTCATCTCCTTATACATACCACCACACAAACggaagagcaggaggagaggctAGAGAGAATCGaaggcagctgcggctgtggcgcgtCGCTATGCGGTCGTGACCACTCtaccgcccctccccccttctctacTCAATCTCCAGCCCATAGACGGCATGACCGTCAGCAGGGGTCGCATGCTCGCTGGTAGCCATcggtgtcgctgcagcggtcATCGACACGGTGCACCTCTTGTCCATCGCGGCGTAGTCCACCCAAGTCTTGCCGGCAGCTGCAAACTCCAAGCGGCGCTTCTCTATGAGTCGATTTCGCTGCTGTGCAAGAATATCCTCGCTGTTCAGCAGCCCTAGGCGAGGAATGAAAGGGCCGGTGCTATCGTCGATCTTGTCCGCGTCGTCTTCCATGGTGCCCAGCACCGCTTTGTTGTGATGCCACTCGCCGCGCAGACACCGCTGGCGGCTCACGTAGTGCCACACACCGGGGCCCTCGCGTTCGCCGTTCATCCAATACCCCTCGAACCAGTCACCGTTCGTCTGCCGTAGCACTGCCCAGCCCTCGCACTTGTTGTGGCTGAAGCTGCCCTCGATCACGTCCCCGTTTGCGAGGTACAGCTTCCCCAGCCCATGCCTTTCGTTCGCGGCGAAGTCACCCTCGTAGACCTCTCCGTCGCTGCCCCACTGCGTGCCACGACCGTCGCGCTGCCCACTAAGCCACTCGCCTTCGTACACACGGCAATACGGGCTCTCTTTGGTGTCGCGTAGGAAAAGGGTACCGCGTCCCTCACGCCTGCCGTTGCGGAACTCGCCGCGGTACTTGAAGTTGGCCTGGATGTGCTCGCCGAAGCCGTCAAACACGGCGCCCTTCCACTGTCCTTCGTAGGTGGCCGTCTTGGCGGCGTTGAGGAAGACGACTTTTCGGGTGCTGCGACCCTCGGCGTCGAGGCCACAGGGGGTAGACGCATCCTTCACAAGACCGCTCCCCTGCGCCTCGCTTGCTTTGTCCGTACCCCACATTTCCAACTTACCGCGCAAGGCAAGTAAagcctcctcctgctccgtgCGGGGACGGCCAGAGGTGTCAAAGTAGATGAGCTGGAGCATCTCCTCCCCGCCCATCGTCGTCTCCatggcgcgcagctgccgcagcaggcgccCGCGCTCCGACAGCGTCACCACCGGGACGCAGGCCGCTAGTAGGTTGCGATACAGCTGCAGGTTCTCTAGCGTCTCAGTCGTTTCACTGTACGACAAGGGGTCCACGCAGCCAACTACGAAGCATGCCTCGTGCCCGCACATGAGCTGCGACATTACTTGAGTGTAGCGACATTCCATGAAGAACGACTCGCTTCGTTGAAtcaggcggtgcagctgcgcctgggTGTGGCACTGATCAGCCCGCTTGGCGCGGTACTCGAGCGAGTGTATTACCGCCGCGTTCAACAACGTGTTACTCACATTCACCTGGCTCCCCTCCCGCAGAATCTGCTTTGGTGCCCTGTTGGCGCCGACTCTCTCCGAGCCTTTTGTATGCACAAACGTCACTCGACGCAGCACGCACTTCTCACCAGTGTGCTTGTCGAGGGTCATGAGAGAGAGCTGCACAAAGCCGTGCCAGCGGAACTGCCGAGCGTagccgcgccgcacacgaCGCTCGTTACCTTGGCTCAGCAGCGTCTCGAAGGCGGCAAAGTCCTTCACCGGTACCTCCGTTATGTGCGAGAGGTACAGGCGGCCAAAGCCATCTCGATAGACAGCGTAGTTGTGAGCactgctgctcgctgcaGCACTACCGTCAGCACACGGTGCTTCGTCCTCTGCGAGATTGTCAAAGACACTGTTGCAGTTCATCTCCCAGTACGAGAAGTCGACGCTGTactcgtgcgtgtgcctctgcgcctccagTCGCCGGAAGAGTTCTCGCACGGTGTCTTGAATGAGCCCAGACTCGTTCGGGCTGCCAAagagcgtgtgtgtcttaCCCGTCTCCGCGTAGCCCATGGTAATGCAGTTGGCGCTGAGCCCGCCCATCACCAAGTCGACCATCTCGAGCCCGATCGTGCAAAAAACGTCAGCCTGGCGCGCATTTTGAGGGTAGAAGTAGTCAAAGTCGTACATAAGCCCATCCGCGGCGTTTGGGGCGAAGGCAATGAGTTTGTCTTGATCGGCACGGATTAGCACCTGTGTCAAGGGCACCTCCTCATCAGATGTCGGTCGCTCACGGACAGCGATGCGCAAGCGGTCCACCACCGGCGGATGGACCGTTGGCAGTGAATCGGTAGAGTTCATGGTTGCTGTTCCGCAGCAACCCAAGAAACTACAAATAAAGACGGTGGCTCAGGAACAGAAGTAAACTCGGCAAAGAAGGTGTGCCCACGCATAGCACACCGCCAAAAGTGGGGAACGCAGGGACGCAGAAGCGCACGTACACAAGCGAGCTCCAAACAGGCGTTTTGCTGccggtgggggtgggggtggtctAGGCGACGCAGCGTGGGAAGCTGTCAAGTTCGGCTTTAGGGCGAGGCGCAACAGTGCCAGACAACACAAAGGGTGGAAGTCGCTGCAATGTGAAGAGATTGGGAAGATGAGATGGGGATGCAGGGGAAGCTGGGAAGAGGTAGCACAACGCGAAACACGGCAAGAGGATCATCATGTTGCGCCAAGGGgacccctccctcctcctcgctctggTCGCCGTATTCCTCACACTCTGGCGTTCCTGTCGTTCATCCTTGCCCTTTCAGAGCAGATGGAGTTGAAACTCAGGCAGGAAGGCGAATCGGCACAACGACGGGGCAGCCAAAGAGCGGTGTAGGAGGAAAGCGGCGGGGCTCTGGCTCCCATGTGGGACAGAGACCTCACTCTGaactgcggcggcgcggggcggcgccagcacgcaAATGAGCACAGGATGCGCTCGACAAAGACAAGTGGGGAAGAGAAGCGGGAAGCCTAGCCGCTGCGTCATGCAGAGGCGCCAGTGTCCTCGTACTCGTGTCTTCCCCGTTTTCAcgtttgtttgtttcgcTTTTCCATTTTTAGCTCGTGAAAGTACGccaaaagaagaaaaaggaaaagcaaaGAAACCTCTTCGCGGTTGAGCTCGGTGCACGTGTGGTGGGAAgtggaggcgggggaggggcggaagAACTGAACACGTGAAGTAGCCACCGCGACGCGGTGGAGGTGATGCGACATCCAGcccggcggtgatggcgataCAGGGAGGCCAAAAACGCAGACACAACTCAGGAAGAAGCGAAccgaagagagagatgagaaGGAAGAAAGGCCGAGAGAATGTTCCGCGACGCTGCTCATGGAGGCGAGTTACTGGTTCGCTTACATGTCTCTCGGTCGCAGAATGCTGCCCACGCCAACGTGCGTGCCTCACTCCTTCATCCGCTCGTCTCTGCATGGCAGCATCTCCATACCCCTGAGGGCCCTACCCGAGTCGCTCTCCGTACGTCACCCTGCGCTTACTTCTTGGGGGCGCTCTTCGGGGCCGGGACGCGCTCCTTCTTCTCCGACATGAACAGCTGCACGTGGCAGGGGCTGCACATGTATGGCGTGATGCGGCCGTGGGCACGGtacgtgcggcggcgcatgcgggcaGCCTGGTCCACCTGGACGTGCTTGATGACCATCTGGTTGGGGTCAAGACCCTTCTCGATGGCGTTGGCCTCGGCGTTCTTGAGCAGCGACATCATCGCCACGACGGACTTGCGCGGCCAGCGGCCCTTGGTCTGGCCCCACTCCTTTGCCTGAGCGGTGCGGCCGATCTTGCCGTTGTAGCGCTTGAACGGGATGCAGCGGGTCTTGGCGAGCACCTGGCGGTACAGCTGCTGAGCCTTGCGGAGCGGCATGCCGTTGATCACATTCGCGGTCTCGAAGGTGTTCTTGTAGTGGCAGCGGAGGTCGCTAACCTTCGCCTTGGCGCTCTTCGACGACACCTGCGGCTTTCGGGAGTAGTGCGTCATGGCAAACAGAGAAGTAGGTTTCTACACAGTCCGGTTTGCATGCGGGGAGAGAGTTGCAGAAGAGTTAtgaggaagacgaggagaaATCGTccacaggcacgcgcacagaaaAGACGTGCACGGGAAGATCGGCCGTTGTGAATGCGCCGCAGGGAGATGTAAGTTGGCAAAGAGGTGTGCAAGAGAGcgatgagagagagacagagtAGGAAGCAAAACAGCTGGCTTGGTTGGCGAATCACCATCAGGTACTGGACCCGAAGTCCCCTACTCAGTGGCTACGCACGGAGACCGCAGAAGGAAGCCGAAGTGAcaagcgcgccgctgcgtgtTCGCAGACCGAGAAAACCCtcaggcacacgcagcagACGTATTTTTTCTTCGATTTCAGGTGACCATTCTGTTACAAGGCATGAGGTCAACACCACCCCACCCggcctgtcacaggcccATCGCATGGCGCGATGCAGTAGACACGCgttacagcaatgcgccggcCCAGCCACCACAGCACGGATTCTGCCTCAAGCTCCACCCACCCGCGGCCCCGAAGGGagcctcacagccgctcccccatcatGTCGGTGGCCACCTGGTGCGTCCCTCCCGGGGTGGCCCGGGCCCCCCACCAGCAGGCAACCAGGGGCGCGTGCGGTGCGTTCCAGTCACGCCGGCACTTTGCGCATTATATGGATGGCGCAAATATGCTCAATGTCGCCGGCCACCCTGAATgaacgccatccaggacccggctgccgacatcagcagcaatTAATCGCACTGACCCCCCCCCATGTCGTAGGTgcttgaccctgtcaccaccagaggtggtggtaCACGGGCAGCGGataaaggaggagggggggggactgcCTGGCTTCACCAGAGAGAGTGGGGCACCGGACTCCGTGATACCACGCATCAAGGTCTCCCCCCGTCATCAGGGCGTGGAAGAGAACGCAAGATAAAAAGGATGGCTGCCCCTCACTTGAATGCGGCTGGAAGTGCTCGTAATACGAGAGGCCGAGGAGATATCTGCAAAGCCGTCCCGGACAGCCTCACTCTCTCGACCACTACACCACCTTCCGCTGGCTTGTGTGTTTGCTATTGTTCTTTCTCCAGTGGGCTA contains these protein-coding regions:
- a CDS encoding putative ATP-dependent RNA helicase produces the protein MYKNQVQLQPQLQPQPQPQPQPQPQPQPQEPAAVAGAMGGYGGYQQQNRQYGGGNRVFNDVQGAYGGGFNRNGGGGGLRGGFGGFGGGARGPQREFMGNNHYHREEKSEEEIFKEHTPGINFDQYEAIKVSITPNDVEPAESFATMALAPALAENVNRCRYQKPTPVQKYGIPCVLNGSDLMACAQTGSGKTAAYLIPAINFMLVNNLNRSKPTNSQSAPSALVLSPTRELSIQIYEEGRKFTYRTGIRCVVVYGGADPRHQIHELTRGCGLLVATPGRLSDMFTRGYTRYSDVRFLVLDEADRMLDMGFEPQIRAIVQGPDSDMPPPGERQTLLYSATFPKEIQQMAREFLYHHHFLQVGRVGSTTENITQDVRWVEDVDKRGCLLEVLKEHQGERVLVFVEKKRDADYLERYLRQSRIPCSSIHGDRVQREREEALDIFKSGVCRVLVATDVASRGLDIPNVAVVVQYDLPSNIDDYVHRIGRTGRAGKRGTALSFFNDKNRNIVDDLIPLLRETNQTVLPEVQALAKKPNVQNQPRGRGRGGFRSGGFGGGFGGGYGGGYGGRGGYRGGGGFGGGYGGGYGGGFGGNNGGYRPRGGYGGGGYGGGYGGDRNMRSDVFGQ
- a CDS encoding putative 60S ribosomal protein L17 — encoded protein: MTHYSRKPQVSSKSAKAKVSDLRCHYKNTFETANVINGMPLRKAQQLYRQVLAKTRCIPFKRYNGKIGRTAQAKEWGQTKGRWPRKSVVAMMSLLKNAEANAIEKGLDPNQMVIKHVQVDQAARMRRRTYRAHGRITPYMCSPCHVQLFMSEKKERVPAPKSAPKK